Proteins co-encoded in one Zootoca vivipara chromosome 3, rZooViv1.1, whole genome shotgun sequence genomic window:
- the SLC35B2 gene encoding adenosine 3'-phospho 5'-phosphosulfate transporter 1 isoform X1: protein MTTELSQCKRGWSTKNSLVLWIYEDLYTETLHRHHNRFCLALALAAFPIVTANEEVPAVHQDSWGDFWLFRFLVNAAGYASIVVPGFLLIQYFKKKNYLETGRGICFPVIKSCVFGNEAKSVHQDDTLLAARNETVESSTARQFFKLLFCATGLQISYLTWGVLQERVMTRTYGATESDPGEKFKDSQFLVFMNRILACTVAGLYCALIKQPRHGAPMYKYSFASLSNILSSWCQYEALKYISFPTQVLAKASKVIPVMLMGKLVSRKSYEYWEYLTAALISVGVSMFLLSSSHDKHLSTVTTFSGVVLLAGYIVFDSFTSNWQDALFTYKMSSVQMMFGVNVFSCLFTVGSLLEQGALLESVRFMARHSEFAAHAVLLSVCSAFGQLFIFYTINQFGAAVFTIIMTLRQAFAILLSCLIYGHAVTVVGGLGVAVVFTALFLRVYARSRMKKRAKKVPVEGTVQKV from the exons ATGACTACGGAGCTGAGCCAGTGTAAACGAGGATGGAGCACAAAGAACAGTCTCGTATTGTGGATTTATGAGGATTTATATACTGAGACCCTTCACAGGCACCATAATAG GTTCTGCCTGGCTCTTGCGCTGGCTGCTTTCCCCATAGTGACTGCAAATGAAGAGGTACCTGCTGTTCACCAGGACTCCTGGGGAGACTTCTGGCTGTTTCGCTTTTTGGTCAATGCTGCAGGCTATGCAAGTATTGTGGTGCCAGGCTTCTTGCTTATACAATACTTCAAGAAGAAAAATTACCTTGAAACAG GTCGCGGTATTTGCTTTCCAGTTATCAAATCATGTGTCTTTGGCAACGAGGCCAAATCTGTACACCAGGACGATACCTTGCTAGCAGCTCGGAATGAGACTGTCGAGTCCTCCACGGCCCGGCAGTTCTTTAAGCTGCTGTTTTGTGCGACTGGCCTACAG ATCTCCTATCTGACATGGGGTGTCCTTCAGGAGAGGGTGATGACCCGAACGTATGGTGCAACCGAGTCCGACCCTGGTGAGAAGTTCAAGGATTCTCAGTTCCTGGTCTTCATGAACCGGATCCTAGCGTGCACCGTGGCTGGCCTCTACTGCGCCCTGATCAAGCAGCCCCGTCATGGCGCTCCCATGTACAAGTATTCCTTCGCCTCCCTCTCCAACATCCTCAGCAGCTGGTGCCAGTACGAGGCCCTCAAGTACATCAGCTTCCCCACGCAGGTGCTGGCCAAAGCCTCCAAGGTGATTCCGGTCATGCTGATGGGCAAGCTGGTGTCCCGCAAGAGCTACGAGTACTGGGAGTACCTGACAGCAGCCCTTATCTCGGTCGGAGTCAGTATGTTCCTGCTCTCGAGCTCCCACGACAAGCACCTCTCCACGGTCACCACCTTCTCCGGCGTGGTCCTCCTGGCAGGCTACATTGTCTTTGACAGCTTCACGTCCAACTGGCAGGATGCACTCTTCACCTACAAGATGTCCTCTGTGCAGATGATGTTTGGCGTCAACGTCTTCTCGTGCCTCTTCACAGTGGGCTCGCTGCTGGAGCAGGGCGCCTTGCTGGAGTCGGTGCGCTTCATGGCCCGCCACTCGGAGTTTGCCGCCCACGCTGTGCTATTGTCAGTCTGCTCGGCCTTCGGGCAGCTCTTCATCTTCTACACCATCAACCAGTTTGGAGCCGCTGTCTTCACCATCATCATGACTTTGCGGCAAGCCTTTGCCATCCTCCTGTCGTGTCTCATCTATGGCCACGCCGTCACGGTGGTGGGCGGGCTGGGAGTGGCGGTGGTCTTCACGGCGCTCTTTCTCCGCGTCTACGCCCGCAGCCGCATGAAGAAGCGGGCAAAGAAAGTGCCCGTTGAGGGCACTGTGCAGAAGGTTTAG
- the SLC35B2 gene encoding adenosine 3'-phospho 5'-phosphosulfate transporter 1 isoform X2: MGRRFCLALALAAFPIVTANEEVPAVHQDSWGDFWLFRFLVNAAGYASIVVPGFLLIQYFKKKNYLETGRGICFPVIKSCVFGNEAKSVHQDDTLLAARNETVESSTARQFFKLLFCATGLQISYLTWGVLQERVMTRTYGATESDPGEKFKDSQFLVFMNRILACTVAGLYCALIKQPRHGAPMYKYSFASLSNILSSWCQYEALKYISFPTQVLAKASKVIPVMLMGKLVSRKSYEYWEYLTAALISVGVSMFLLSSSHDKHLSTVTTFSGVVLLAGYIVFDSFTSNWQDALFTYKMSSVQMMFGVNVFSCLFTVGSLLEQGALLESVRFMARHSEFAAHAVLLSVCSAFGQLFIFYTINQFGAAVFTIIMTLRQAFAILLSCLIYGHAVTVVGGLGVAVVFTALFLRVYARSRMKKRAKKVPVEGTVQKV, from the exons ATGGGTCGCAG GTTCTGCCTGGCTCTTGCGCTGGCTGCTTTCCCCATAGTGACTGCAAATGAAGAGGTACCTGCTGTTCACCAGGACTCCTGGGGAGACTTCTGGCTGTTTCGCTTTTTGGTCAATGCTGCAGGCTATGCAAGTATTGTGGTGCCAGGCTTCTTGCTTATACAATACTTCAAGAAGAAAAATTACCTTGAAACAG GTCGCGGTATTTGCTTTCCAGTTATCAAATCATGTGTCTTTGGCAACGAGGCCAAATCTGTACACCAGGACGATACCTTGCTAGCAGCTCGGAATGAGACTGTCGAGTCCTCCACGGCCCGGCAGTTCTTTAAGCTGCTGTTTTGTGCGACTGGCCTACAG ATCTCCTATCTGACATGGGGTGTCCTTCAGGAGAGGGTGATGACCCGAACGTATGGTGCAACCGAGTCCGACCCTGGTGAGAAGTTCAAGGATTCTCAGTTCCTGGTCTTCATGAACCGGATCCTAGCGTGCACCGTGGCTGGCCTCTACTGCGCCCTGATCAAGCAGCCCCGTCATGGCGCTCCCATGTACAAGTATTCCTTCGCCTCCCTCTCCAACATCCTCAGCAGCTGGTGCCAGTACGAGGCCCTCAAGTACATCAGCTTCCCCACGCAGGTGCTGGCCAAAGCCTCCAAGGTGATTCCGGTCATGCTGATGGGCAAGCTGGTGTCCCGCAAGAGCTACGAGTACTGGGAGTACCTGACAGCAGCCCTTATCTCGGTCGGAGTCAGTATGTTCCTGCTCTCGAGCTCCCACGACAAGCACCTCTCCACGGTCACCACCTTCTCCGGCGTGGTCCTCCTGGCAGGCTACATTGTCTTTGACAGCTTCACGTCCAACTGGCAGGATGCACTCTTCACCTACAAGATGTCCTCTGTGCAGATGATGTTTGGCGTCAACGTCTTCTCGTGCCTCTTCACAGTGGGCTCGCTGCTGGAGCAGGGCGCCTTGCTGGAGTCGGTGCGCTTCATGGCCCGCCACTCGGAGTTTGCCGCCCACGCTGTGCTATTGTCAGTCTGCTCGGCCTTCGGGCAGCTCTTCATCTTCTACACCATCAACCAGTTTGGAGCCGCTGTCTTCACCATCATCATGACTTTGCGGCAAGCCTTTGCCATCCTCCTGTCGTGTCTCATCTATGGCCACGCCGTCACGGTGGTGGGCGGGCTGGGAGTGGCGGTGGTCTTCACGGCGCTCTTTCTCCGCGTCTACGCCCGCAGCCGCATGAAGAAGCGGGCAAAGAAAGTGCCCGTTGAGGGCACTGTGCAGAAGGTTTAG